Genomic segment of Gemmatimonadota bacterium:
CTTCCTCAAGCCCCAGGAAATATCTGACCTGTCCAAAGCGCTTTTTGCGGTTTTTCTTTCGAACAAAATCCAGCGACTTATTAACGGCAATACGGTGAATCCAGGTACTCAACTTCGCATCGCTCCGAAAATTTCCAATTGAGCGATAAATTTCCACAAATACATCCTGCGCCACATCTTCTGCATCTTCCCGATGGTTGACAAACCGATAGCACAAATTCAATACACGCTCCTGGTATTGATCCACAAGTATCTTAAAATCAAAGTCTTCGCCTTGATTTTCTTTATAGAGATTTCGTTCTGCCATCACAATTGCCAATCAAATATCGACTTAGCATAACACTACTTTACGGTATATCGCACAATCACTTCATTGTCCAAAATGAGATTCGATGACCAGATAAATTGTGCATCGTGCTCAGGATTATCAAATAGATCCGTAAAATTTGTATATGCGGGTTTATTGTTCACGCCAACTGTCGCATTTGTATAAGTATATGCCCATGGCCAGGCCGAATCATCAAAGTCGCTATCGTACCAGTCAGATGGGACGGGATAGTGCATGGCATAAAATTGACTCCCATCATTTGTGCCACGCGTGTCACAGTCGCCGGATAAATGCTCGGTTTCCTTCTCGACAATACAGCTCAAATCTCTGATGGGTGCAATATAGAAAGTCTGCGCTTTCCATTGACCATTTGTAATTGCAACAGCATTTCCATTGGCATCGTGAAAACTCGCTACCAAACCACCATCTCCAGGATGATATAAAAAATTGCGATTAGCTTCTGTGCCAAGCCCCAAAGTCTCTTCCCAATCGACCAGCTTCATTGCAATCG
This window contains:
- a CDS encoding sigma-70 family RNA polymerase sigma factor, whose protein sequence is MAERNLYKENQGEDFDFKILVDQYQERVLNLCYRFVNHREDAEDVAQDVFVEIYRSIGNFRSDAKLSTWIHRIAVNKSLDFVRKKNRKKRFGQVRYFLGLEEVENQLRASPDSQPEVVLETKECAAILRQAVASLSKKQRTAIILNKFEGFSYAEVADVMETTVSAVDSLIQRGLKNLRKKLYRYYEEDFKDKKVRRDL